The Brassica rapa cultivar Chiifu-401-42 unplaced genomic scaffold, CAAS_Brap_v3.01 Scaffold0210, whole genome shotgun sequence genome contains the following window.
ACGCACGTAAAAGCTGGAATTTTGTGGTTTCCTTACGCTTTTCAGAAAATAGCAGTAtctttttttgttaagaaaCATGCGCACCCAAGGAGAATAATACTTCTTccgtttcaatatagatgatgttttagaataattattttattttaatttatataaagttttgagattttaaggttaattttaactttattaaaaactgttcaaccaattagattttactgtcttttttataattggttaactgattttaaaattatatctttaaaatatttttttaagaaaaaattatgttcttaatttttatgcATTAAGGCAAAACATAAGTATTATGAAAAGTATTATGAAAGGGAGTAATAGTTATCAAGTACAAAATTGATTAATTTAACATTGAATTTGCATATAATTAAGCATTCCGATTAAATCAAcaaaaaacatttgtttttctttgttttcttatttgCTAATATTGAAATCGTATCAACAGCAAAAGCATTGGCAAACTGTTAcagttattatatatgtttatagctaaaaaaaattcattaaactGCAGAGAGAACAAGGTCGTCGATTAGATCAAATTGCGCATAGGAACAAAAGAGAAACAACtcatcaaaacaaaacataaaatgagAGAAGGGATTCCACTACTGGTTTCCAATGCAATCTCATTCCATATGTATCTAAATCTCAAAAAACAAACTTGTGATCTTCGATTTTAGATGGCAGCTGCGATCCTTCCTGCGACTTGGTCAAGATCTCTCTCACCACTCGATGTGATTTTCCTCCCCCTAATCACATGAGAATGAAAAAGCAAGCTTAGCTAGTCAAAATGATCAAGTCCTAAAATGAACCAAGTAATAACCAAAACCATATACAAGTCTTAAACGAACCCATGTCACAATTTCAACTTTAAGCAAGTCAATAAACTACGAGACTAAACAAGTGCATTACAAGTTTTTATATTGACCTTCAAACATGTAACATATAAGATAAAACAACAACTAACCCTTTAGTGTCGAGGTCGACAATGTTCATAGTCTGGAGTTGCTGAAGAATGTGACGAGCAACACCACCACTGCTCTTGCAGAAATGAGGTGGTCTGCTTCCGTTCCTCTTGCTTCCTCCATAGATCCTGCGGAACGCACCAACTCCAAGTCCACCTCTCAGGTACACTTTCCTTGCCATCGACgctacaaaccaaaaaaaaaaagagttcaacTTTAAATCTCAGAAACACAAACACTAACTAAACAAGTGACCAGAGATGTAGTACATACCAGCTCTGATGTAGTACCAGTCAGGGTCATAAGGAGCAAGCTCCTTAAGTTTACCGGTCTTGACGATGTCTGTCCACGGTGGCAGCTCAATCTACACCACACgatattgtaataaatgcagAAACTAATGGCATTTCCAAGATTCGACTGTAAGATTATTATACCTTGCCGGAGCGCTTGAGGTGGGCAGCGTAAGCCTTGACGAACTCGTGTGGAGAGACATCCTTCACCGTTTTGCCTGTCGCCATTattcttgattcttcttcttcttcttcctgctTCCTCGTCGGCGCTGCTATAATATTCGAGTGGGGGTGATTGAGATGAAagtgaaattagggtttttgaggAGTTTTGTATTTTACATAATTACCCTTATTATTTTTGATTCCTGGGCTCATGGCTATGAAATATTTCCTGGcccattttatatatatttctcatGTGATCCATATAATGTTATGCAGTTGGagtgtatttttttcttaaatgtttctttttaaacccaaaaaaaaaaacagaaatctgattattatttatttagtccAAAAAATCTGCAACACTGTAATACATAAACTGGGACACTATCAAGCTTTTGATTTTTACATTAATTCCATCCACAACTATATTATCTGATGGCTCAGCAGCGCCGTGCAAGTTGTTGTTCAATGGATTACGGAGTGTTGCAGACtgtaataaacaaaagaaaatcactTCTGACCCCATTATGAACATAGCATTTTATTATTATCGACATTTGTGTGGAACACCACAGCCTGCAACACAAAGATTTGGCTTATTTCAATAAGTAATAAActagttgttgttgtttttatttaatttatctacCAACCTGTACTCTAATAATACAACAATgtcttttttaatttaaatctcAAGATATACGTAACTCTACATGAGCTGAGTTCTTAAATGATGTAAAACAGCACTCAAAAGGGTTTTGAGAGAGAGACAAAAGAGGACACACAACAAGTAGCCACTCTCTCATCTCACCCATCTCTTTACACACATCAAGTAGCCACACTCTCTCTACTTCTCGCTGTTTTCTCCActttctcttctccttctttctCTAGAGATCTCTTTCTCTATCTTCACTACTTTTCTTTCTAGAGGACAACTGTGACATTTTGTCTGAACGCATCTATGGCTGCTCTGGTTCTTTCACTTCTCCTTCTAGCCATGGCTGGCCATTCTAGTAAGAACTTCCACTCTTCCTTCAGATTTCTTGGCATTAGTCTTGTCTCTCTTACTGTCCGAGTCTCAAGCCTTTTGGCTCTGGTCAGAAAATGGGTTCTTGTAGTAGTAGTCAAGGCCCTTGACTCAAGGGTCTTACTGTTCCTTAGTGTTCTACCATTGATAAACAGATTAAAAGTTACCATTTGTACTAGCTATTTTCTCTTGACATTCAGGCTGTATTTTTTGGTTGCTTtcttttgaataacaaaaaaagGTTTCAAGATTTGTTTGTTCTTGtctcattttttaatttacttattattttctttaaaagtgTTTTCTTCCTTGGAAAAGTTCACAAATCTCTAGAAAACTCTGCTGGTTTGCTTGTTTTCTTACAACTTTTTgctatatttttgataatttttaaagattaaacCCCTCAAATTGAGTTCCAAGTTTTTTTTACCACAGATCTTGTTGGCTTTCACATTATAAAACAACAAATATGGAGGCTTTTGTATTGAATCAACCACTAAATGTACCTCTTGGTCTACGTAGGTGCCTCATGGTGTGTGTGTAAAACAGGGCTGAGTGATACAGTGCTACAGAGCACACTAGACTATGCCTGTGGCAATGGAGCAGACTGTAACCCTACTCACCCAAAAGCACCTTGCTTTGACCCTGACAATGTTAGGTCTCACTGCAACTATGCAGTCAATAGCTTCTTCCAAAAGAAGCACCAAGCTCCAGGCACTTGTGATTTCAGTGGCACTGCCACTCCAACTAACTCTGATCCAAGTCAGTCTCAACTATCCTCATTTGACTGCTCTTTGTCACATAAAGTTGAAGgctttatgttttggttacaattTGAGTGATTTTGATAAGATTCTAAGACAATGTGGATATGCCAAATGAGTGATAAAGACTAATTTATAGCTTCAACTCTGTGGATAATCATCAAtgtattaactttttttttgtttgctggaACCTTTTTAATTGTACAGGTTACTCAGGATGCACCTTCCCTACTAGTGCCAGGTTATACTTCTGATTCAAATGGCTTTTCAAGAATTTGATTTCTATATTTGTGGCAAAGAGTACCAAGTGGACTAAAGCTTGATTTGGGTCCAAGTTtgcaactctttttttttttttgttgtgaaaGAGATAGGATATTATTCAAATCAATTAAGGATAGCAAACATCATCATTAATATTacttgaaccaataaataaataaata
Protein-coding sequences here:
- the LOC117129866 gene encoding 40S ribosomal protein S19-3 — protein: MATGKTVKDVSPHEFVKAYAAHLKRSGKIELPPWTDIVKTGKLKELAPYDPDWYYIRAASMARKVYLRGGLGVGAFRRIYGGSKRNGSRPPHFCKSSGGVARHILQQLQTMNIVDLDTKGGRKITSSGERDLDQVAGRIAAAI
- the LOC117129868 gene encoding PLASMODESMATA CALLOSE-BINDING PROTEIN 1-like → MAALVLSLLLLAMAGHSSASWCVCKTGLSDTVLQSTLDYACGNGADCNPTHPKAPCFDPDNVRSHCNYAVNSFFQKKHQAPGTCDFSGTATPTNSDPSYSGCTFPTSASGSGSSTTVTPGTTNPKGSSTTLPGGNGNSPFSGTSSTNGVFGNNSTGINPDYTTESSAFALRNSSTFLTYLLLIALSGFCSFMML